In Miscanthus floridulus cultivar M001 chromosome 19, ASM1932011v1, whole genome shotgun sequence, the DNA window AGCAAACTCATCTGCCAGCACAGGAGCTTTAGACCATCCCCGTCACCTGGCCatttgtggtctagggcctcgacatggccAGACCCCTCAAAAATGCCCTaggcagcttcactcacctactctaGCAGTGcataaattcaccaagtggatagaggcgaagcccatcaccaacatccgctcggaagaggcggtcttgttctttcttgacatcatctatagttttggtgttcctaactgtatcatcaccgaccatagaacaaacttcactgggaagaagttcctagacttctgtgatggatacgtCGTTAGGATTGATTGGGCCTCGATCAGACACCCACATaccaatggtcaggtcgagcgggccaatggcatggtcctctaaggactcaagccctgcatctttgaccaactcaataagtatgctaggcgatgggttgtagaggtaccagcgatcctttggagcctaagaatgaccctaaactgatccacagggttcacacctttcttcctggcctacgaagctaaagcagtgttgccctccgaccttgatcacggcaccccaagagtgaaggccttcaatCAAGACTGAGCCATAGAGGCTCAGTAGGACAtggtcgacctactcgaggaggctcgtgagacgACTGTCATCCACTccctcgctaccagcaaactcttcgcaggtaccatgaaagaaaaattagggggaggatcctcgaggtcggtgatctcatacttAGGAGGACCCACTCCACCAAGGgcaaacataagctctctccaccatgggaaggaccctacatggtgaccaaggtgatccaaCTAGGCGCCTACCGGCtaaaggatgacaacggcaatgttctcaccaacacatggaacatcgaacagttatgccatttctttccctaaagcttagtcttttcatttctttccatTCAACGTTTACTCATACAACACCCTAGCCTGAGCACTCTCGACttgggtcactcgggggctccacaggggtgtgacaccaccctccttttttactatcataatagtaatactttttgcccaaacaaaagggcattttgttcctttgattaccctatgtaacttgtgTTTTGAACTCTTGAccaattgtaacacctcgggtgttagccttgcataacttgacttgcataacatgagcatgagcatcaagcattcataaatcatcatttacaattgaaacatttgatcgaaacatatgaaacattgcttgttatctcgtgtttcttggaacctatgcatatgatcttgtacaaatgaatgcaagtgggtaatgctagtcactaaaacaccttagctacacttaggttaacaaaaggaaccttgttcatgaaggccacatctcatgatcaagcatttaagtgctatttcatgtgttgacctagatagctctatgagtgaccactgcataaaatgataggatgatcttgcaaattgctcaaacatgcttaggatatcattaggaacaactttggtatttggtgctagggctagtttggtcattaagccatgctttgatgtgtttcatcttttaaaagtgacatgtttgaccaatttggaactaggtgttagggaccttgcatggaggagttcactaaagcaaagttgtagtgtttgacataaggaacaacttttatttttgggtcatggactgatttagcttctaacatgcttgaatgggtcccacaaaaaccagcaaaaccaagctttcattacttaacgaatttttctaagtcctttttacaatggcagttgacaggctcaactttggattgatttttctccctatctgttgcgaattagaagaaGGTTTCTTAAGAGATATTGTaaatggtacataggtctacaaagtATATTCAggatgtttgcacgaaggagccacggattaNNNNNNNNNNNNNNNNNNNNNNNNNNNNNNNNNNNNNNNNNNNNNNNNNNNNNNNNNNNNNNNNNNNNNNNNNNNNNNNNNNNNNNNNNNNNNNNNNNNNATGACCTAGAGTTTCCACGGGGGCGACCGCGGTGGGGTTTTACTCGGGCGAGACGCGTGGACAACCGTCTGATGAAATCTGACGGCTGACGTTGATCGGACCAACATTCAGCCCAGGCGGGCAAACGAATTCCTAGCCTAGGCCCAGGTTACGGCCTAGACTCAGGGGAGCACCGTGCGAGCAGACGCTGTGGGCCGTTTGCCCTGCTGGGCCGCGGCAGAGCGTGGGAGCGTGCTGGGCCACGCACGGGGGCGCGCTGGCGGATGGGCCGTTGGGCCGATTTTCGCTGAGGGCCGCAAAACATTAGCAaagttttgttttattttttcagAAGCacattttgatgaattttgtcaagttttgatggtaaatctctgtcaaaatttgaaccaacgggataattttttcataGAGTAGATGAGtatagtaaaatgcttctgaaaagtagataaattacTTTTTCATATTTCCGCTGtaaagtttaatgtttattatcttctaattaaatttgaacctaCGAGAGAATTTAATTTAAAGAGCAGTTAAATTTTGGTTCAATAAATTAgtattatgtttatcctctaattaaattggaacccatggaaaattttaaattagaggagtaatctgatttgtttatgttaaattatgatattgttattttctgaccaacgttgatgataacaatattataatgagtttaaggttgaagtttaagtctctgataaattttacaccaatatGGTTAATTTTTCAGAAAGTAGATAAAGACCCAGAAATtctcctgaactaatagaatgtattttattatcgtGTTTCGTTGcgatgatgttgattatcttctaattaaattcaaaccaataggagaatttaattttgaagagtagttatatgtctttcaagttaatttatgagttttatacattaattctattttctgcccaacggtgatgtagaattgatgcagaagcatattgtaagttttattttttaaccgacgagatcactcggctgcaagCCAACGAGCTGCAGTGCtagggtatgtgaatgaaaaggcttgtgTCAAGCCAGTTTAGGATAGTTTTTttttagtttactaattttttgatttaattagaaaataaagtataagtgaatgtttgtCATCATAACTGAATTTTTCGTTACGGtaatttgtatatagatttatcccgcatgggaagaagtttggcatagtacttatgctagtcaatcctgcatggcaggagaagttttgtgatgactcgTATGTTTTTCTATCCCACATAGCGAGAGAattttgggtagctcttatgctatcctagtattgaccatggcacaatagaaatgcaccgtcatggtcaatactaatcaaaggacaagaaaaagatacaagcgtgacttgcaaaagtacagtTAATAAAAGACCTTGTCGAGTTCTTGAAGTAGaatgaggaaagtgtactcctatacagatcaagaaataactttatttgcatggcataatcatgtgaatgaagtaagtcataagtgtctccTTGTTCACAGTTTTCTaaatagttctcgaaattatggtagtatagttcatgccatattttgaggggaagaattgtgagatgaattaagagtaagaattaagatcaattaagaaactactcttcattaagagtgagataaagatgttgATGAATTTGTACTCTTCATTACGAGTGAGATACAGATTTTGTAAGAAactgagtgagataaagattttgatgaatgtgaccgtcgatcataacaatgatacccctaagtagAGAAACAGCTAAATTCTTGGATTTTTAAAGTTTCGAGAGGAACGTAGTCACCTTCAAAGATATTAAagcggtgcttaaagcgccatataaggttttaacagattgaacccaaataagaaattggaagatacactatctttataaaagatgggACGATATGGGGGAGCACGATATGTAGAGacctatgacttgaagagaagcgggactgcatgaccacttcagtgattcaaaacaatAAATTTCttaatacctgttgatgttgtatgacttatacaacacctattgttggctcttcaaagaagatgaataacataaacaaggatcttgtgatacaagagcctatagaatcaattgcctcttagcaatgaagagcaacaacagccccacatGAAAGTGCCTGTAGCTGAGgctctagaaggtctcaaagaattagtaaaccagttttatgatgactatgaagtctatgttagtgaagaaattcaaatggagggtgatcccacctcaattgaagaagccatgagaagcgtttacctgtttgaatggcaagaagctatggaagttgaaatgaatttgatgaatacaaatgatgtttgggacttagaagaaattcttGATAGAGCCAAAATAGTAGACTGTGAAAGGGTcaacaagacaaaatgtgactccaaagggaatgtggaaagatataaagcatgacttatagcaaaaggctttacgcaaagagaatgaatagattacgatgatagttttctctccagtctcatgcaaggattcttttagaatcataatggtgttattggcatattatgatttagagttacattagatgatgtaaagacgacattcctcaacggggatttgtatgaaaaatgTTTACATAGCACAACCCAAAgattttgtcgtggaagaaaaagaacatatgagatgccgcctgtagaaatccatttatgggttaaaataagtctctagacagtagtatttgaagttgatgaaacgataagaaagtttaggtttaaagaaaataataaggacaatagcgtttatgcgaagttcaagaatgaaaaattctttttccacatcctgtgtatagatgacatcctattcactagtagtaatgttaatctaccattggagaagaagtctttgtcctcaagtttcaatgtgaatgatcttggtgaagcctcaatggttctaggaattgaaattcatcgagatagatgaaaaggggtattaggactatcgcaaaggcatacttagaaaagattctaaagaaataaagtatgcatgtgaGTAAACCTACGCTTGCTCAGgataatagatttgggaactttcagtgttctaggaaccgatatgagatcgatcaaatgaacatggttccatatgcttcagctattggaagcttaatgaatgtacaagtaagaacttaccttgACATAGCTTACGTATCCGGAATATTTTAGCAGAAAGTCCAatctagatatagatcactggaatggagttaaaAATATCTTAcaatttttgcaaagtatcataggcctcatactgagtaagaaagaataagtactctcaaataattATGGGTACAAATATTAAgttttggcgagatgtgtagtgaaatccacagtagttgctaaccCTCGCAGTTAGAGTATTATTATAGAAAAGCTCCAATGAAACAGTTatggtgtcatcaatgatgcataccatagtatagcttgtcatgagacCTTAGGAACAAGCAAAAGTGGTTAATGGAATATGTATgtggatttaacaatggtagtcaacagcaataaccatttaaagtagttaactcctaagacaacatgtcaagtgtgctgccaaacacattgatattaagttatatgttgtaaatgagaaaatccagaatcattttagaagcattgatcatataagtaccaagcaagtacttgcaGATCCGCTTACCAACACAGTCGACgtgggtttatgggaaagcctatgatttctggatgctaagggcctagttgagaatctatttcaaaatagagaggtgcattgtagctgtttaatctaatggcaactgactatgacgatgaggcacgctctatgcactgatctgcaATGTAAtgaaaaaagataaagtaagttaagtttaagtgaTAAGGTGAGattaagggggagaatgttatattgatctccaccagttggcccaacggtcaattgggccattgatccgcgccctgatcaggggcgcccagCCATTCTTCTGGCTGATGGGCTCCCGTCGCGCAAGGCTATAAAGAGGAAGGTAGAGGCCGGGGCGCAAGGTATGAGGTTCACTGCAGCCGCTTGTTCCTCACCGATGtcctaaccctagaccgatcgagaGGGTGCGCTGTGAGCGCCGGGAAGCgccatcgccttcgccgccgccactggaCCGCGCCTCCACGTCGCTGCTACCTCGTCGGCGGCGCTATGGCCGCGACACTGCGCTGGATGAGGTACATCAGCAAGTTCTTTGTCCAGTTAAGTTTTTATCCCCCTAATCTACGCCTAGATGATCCTATCAGCGCTATCAATAAGCTGACACACCTGACACACCTGCGTGTCTACTTTTTATATTTTCTGATGTGCAGATTGTTTTTAGGTACATGCTGAGCTGCTGTGGATCCATGGAGATATATAGGACGATCTCGATAGATCATACAGATACAGGGAGGCACAGTTGGTTTTGGATCTGGGATTGCTTCTCAGGGCAgtaaattaaaataaacatccaTGTGATTCTGGCCAAGATTTTGCTGGAGTTGTTAAACATGCACGATGTATAGTGGCGCATCTGCAGTCACAAGTTGTAGATCGCTTTTAGTACCCTAAGCTACAGCTTTAAGCACACTCCACATGATTTGCAGCCTAATCGTGAGCTGCTCCTGAGGTGTAGTGCATCAAGTTGCTAGTGTTGTTTAAACTTGAGGCAGACAGACTATGCTTGGTGTTAATTTCGTCCAAAACGGAAAAGGTTGCCTCATTACCTGAGATGCTAGAGTGATTAGCCACTTTGATCTGTCTCTGCCTGGTTAGCCTTTTCCATGAACACTGGATTGGTCCTAGACTGAGAAGCTTTCAGATAGGTAGGTAATTATTTGATAGCACCATTAAAATTCTAATAGTAGTGATAACATAGTTGAGTGCTAAGTGCAAAAGCACccaaaaaaagcaaaaggagtAGTAGTGTGAAGTGGAACAGGGAGTAGtacatttagaaaaaaaaacatgagaATGAAGAGTGAGGAGATTGGAAGAATGAGGCCATGGATCAACCACCATGATGCTCTGTCTACAAAGAGGGTAGCAGAACACAATCATCCCATATCACATGCCTCCCTCCCCTCCAAAAGGTAATGCCAATCAATCATCCATTGGCTGCTCACCTGTTGCACACATCAGTATTCATCTAACTATCTTATCTCAAACTACATCAACAGCTAAGCAACATAAAACAAAACCTGTCAATTTATTTACCTGTTGGTAGCCACACAATGGCGTAACAACTTAATTTAAAGCAGCCTGCAGTATGCATGCATGGTGGTATATATATGAATCAGCAGCTTCTTCATGCATGTGATAGGATTAGCAAGCTGTTACACATGATTGTGGCCATTTGAGTACTTCATCATGCAGGCTTTCAAAGTTTGACTGGCTACATTTACCAATGCTTATGTATGTATGGTATAAACTATAAACACTATTGGGAAGAAATACTTCACCAGAGGCAAAATAAAACACCAGTTTCAGAAACAGTTCATCAGCTTCCTACAGCAGGAATTAGTTGGGGATGGATCAACATGTGCAATTTGAAAAGATGCTAACAGTACTTGTTCGTACCGTTTTCTGTACGTGCATACAAACAGTGATACATGCTGAGTGAGCTACTAGTATATATACACATGCATCCGACGAAACAAAAGCACCAAGCTTTCCTGCTTGTTGGCCTATATAGCTCCAACGATCGCCTTTGCATAAAGATCACCACCTCCATTTCTCACACACAAAGCTCTCTCTCCGATAAGCCAGAGAGATCGAGGATGGACGAGTCGTGGAGGTGCACGATGGGCTCGGTGCTGCCGCGGCAGTCGTCGGaccagcacggcggcggcggccaccagAGCCTGGACCCCGATGACTTCCGGGACGTGTACGGCGGGCCGCCTCGCACCGTGCTCCTCCGCAGCTTCGGCGGCGAGGCGGTTGACTACCACTCCCCGACGGGTCACCAGTACACGAGCTACGGCGGCGCCGAAGCCTTCTGTCGCCGGCCCTACGCCGACGGGCGCGCGGCGGCCGTGCCCACGGAGCAGGGCTTCTTTGACGACATCTTCGGTGCCCGTCGTCACATGAGGTCGAGGTCCAGGTCCAAGTCCAAGTCATCGTCGGCGGTCAGCTCCGACGAGTTTCCCTCCGCCGGCTTCTGCCGGCCGGTAGCCACCGGCGGCGGCCGCGCCGACGCCACGCTCTCCTCGTTCACATCTAGGCTCAGGTAGGAGCTCATTGACAGTCGTGCGTGCCAAAAGCCTGACGATCGAAGCACGTGAAAAATGCGTCGTACGTGCgtcacaaatcacaaaaaaaatcacaaaatGCCTAATCCGACAATGTATATATGCATcgggatcatcatcatcataagcGCTAATTAGGATGATCATGGCGTTCTTGGCAGGCCGGTGACGATCCCTTCGCGGCGGTACGACTCGTCGCCGCCGTCATCGACGTCGACGAGAGGGGAGTACCAGAGCAGCTTCACGTGCTCGACGGCCGCGTACCCGGCAGCTCGCTACTACTACGGCGGCGACGCCAAGGCCGCCGGCAGCAGGTCGAACCACAGcagagccggcggcggcgggtcgGCGGCGGCAACGCGCCACCACCGGAACCACCGCGGGGGCAGCAGCTTCTGTTGCTTCACGTCGAACCCGGAGACCAGCAGCAACGCGCCGAGCTTCCGGCAGGCCGCACGCGGGGCGCGGTCGCCGGCCGCCGAGACCACCATCACCGACTACTCCGGCGCCGACTACGGGTACTACTACTCGCCGCCGTCCGCCACGTCGTCGTCGCTCTTCACGAACCCGCTGGCGAGGACGCCGCGGCGGCTGGAGGAGGTGGTGATGGAGGTGAGGGAGCGGGCGCCGCTGCTGATGGACGACGGCGGCGACATCGACAGCGTCGGCGCCGCCGCGGTGGATGAGGCGATTGCATGGGCCAAAGAGAGATTCTGGAGCCAGGCGCGTTAACCGGACGATCAGGATAAACATCAACAACGTTGATGATCCGTCAGTTCATGGCGTGCCTACGTAATTATGCAACATTCTACTCTAGTATTATATATAGGCACCTAGTGACCAGGACCAACATTTTGTAACGCTTCATTCATTATGGAAGATTGAATACATTTCAGTTTGCACATCATATATCGGTCAAAACTCATAAGCAGACAAGATGTCAAAATGTGGGTACAGAATTCGGCCCACGGAACGAAGATTAGAGAAGACACGATTTCATGAGAAACAATCACCAAATTTGAAGAGGAATGGTTAACAGATACTATATGGTACTATCTTGAGTCTTGACAGGAGTCAACAATCCTTTCTTCTCGTATATTGGGTACAATGCTCCCACACTTATATGGCTACACAATATCTGGTGATCATTGCAATCCGTGACATATATATTTTGTTGCCACATACATGCAGCCAAAACCACTAGAGATCCCAGAAATGC includes these proteins:
- the LOC136527261 gene encoding uncharacterized protein — encoded protein: MDESWRCTMGSVLPRQSSDQHGGGGHQSLDPDDFRDVYGGPPRTVLLRSFGGEAVDYHSPTGHQYTSYGGAEAFCRRPYADGRAAAVPTEQGFFDDIFGARRHMRSRSRSKSKSSSAVSSDEFPSAGFCRPVATGGGRADATLSSFTSRLRPVTIPSRRYDSSPPSSTSTRGEYQSSFTCSTAAYPAARYYYGGDAKAAGSRSNHSRAGGGGSAAATRHHRNHRGGSSFCCFTSNPETSSNAPSFRQAARGARSPAAETTITDYSGADYGYYYSPPSATSSSLFTNPLARTPRRLEEVVMEVRERAPLLMDDGGDIDSVGAAAVDEAIAWAKERFWSQAR